Proteins encoded by one window of Sphingosinicella sp. BN140058:
- a CDS encoding YaiI/YqxD family protein, with amino-acid sequence MNPTILVDADACPVKDEIYKVAWRHEVPVKVVSNSPFRVPAHPAIERVIVDGGFDAADDWIAEAADGATIVITADILLADRALKKGATVIGSNGKPFSANSIGAAIATRAIMADLRAGMDGPGGGPAPFSKADRSRFLQVLDEAVVRLKRQ; translated from the coding sequence ATGAACCCAACGATCCTGGTCGATGCCGACGCCTGCCCCGTCAAGGATGAAATCTACAAGGTTGCCTGGCGGCACGAAGTGCCGGTCAAGGTGGTCAGCAACAGTCCATTCCGGGTTCCCGCCCACCCGGCGATCGAACGGGTGATCGTCGACGGCGGCTTCGACGCGGCGGACGATTGGATCGCGGAGGCCGCCGATGGGGCGACGATCGTGATTACCGCCGACATCCTGCTCGCCGACCGGGCATTGAAGAAGGGTGCGACCGTGATCGGATCGAACGGCAAGCCGTTCAGCGCCAACTCGATCGGTGCGGCCATCGCAACCCGCGCGATCATGGCGGACCTCCGCGCCGGCATGGACGGGCCCGGGGGCGGCCCTGCTCCGTTCTCCAAGGCGGACCGATCGCGCTTCCTGCAGGTGCTCGACGAGGCGGTGGTGCGACTG
- the ffh gene encoding signal recognition particle protein yields MFDSLSDRLTGVFDRLRGRGALVEADVRAAMREVRIALLEADVALPVVREFVDKVTEQAVGQQVLKSVTPGQQVVKIVHDALVDMLGADASDLHVDVTPPAVVMMVGLQGSGKTTTTAKIARRLSERDRKKVMMASLDVARPAAQEQLAVLGTQADVATLPIVPGQQPVEIARRALQAARLQGYDVLLLDTAGRLHVDQALMDEMKAVAEVSTPNEILLVVDALTGQDAVNVAKNFSEQVALSGVVLTRLDGDARGGAALSMRAVTGKPIKFAGVGEGIDALEAFHPSRVAGRILGMGDVVSLVERAQETIKVEEAEALARKMAKGQFDMNDLRAQLQQMQRMGGLTGLAGMLPGMKKVQGAMAQSGMDNKILVHMDAMIGSMTAKERIKPELLNAKRKIRVAKGSGTTVQDVNKLLKMHQEMANAMKKIRKMGGLGKLGALFGGGGGMGGLGGLGGPGGAGPAGGLPGLPGGGGGAGGAPFGLPPGFDKFMKK; encoded by the coding sequence ATGTTCGACAGCCTCAGCGATCGCCTTACCGGTGTCTTCGATCGCCTCCGCGGCCGCGGCGCTCTGGTCGAGGCCGACGTGCGCGCGGCGATGCGAGAGGTTCGTATCGCCTTGCTCGAGGCCGACGTCGCGCTGCCGGTCGTGCGCGAGTTCGTCGACAAGGTCACCGAGCAGGCGGTCGGGCAGCAGGTTCTGAAATCAGTCACGCCGGGCCAGCAGGTCGTCAAGATCGTGCATGATGCGCTAGTCGACATGCTCGGCGCCGACGCGTCCGATCTCCACGTGGACGTCACGCCGCCGGCTGTCGTGATGATGGTCGGCCTTCAGGGCTCGGGCAAGACGACCACGACGGCAAAGATCGCGCGCCGGCTTAGCGAGCGCGATCGCAAGAAGGTGATGATGGCGTCGCTCGACGTCGCCCGCCCGGCGGCGCAGGAGCAGCTTGCCGTGCTCGGCACCCAGGCCGACGTCGCCACCTTGCCGATCGTGCCGGGCCAGCAGCCGGTCGAGATTGCCCGCCGCGCGCTCCAGGCCGCGCGTCTGCAGGGCTATGATGTCCTGCTGCTCGATACGGCCGGTCGTCTCCACGTCGATCAGGCGCTGATGGATGAGATGAAGGCGGTGGCCGAGGTCTCGACCCCCAACGAGATTCTGCTCGTGGTCGACGCGCTCACCGGCCAGGATGCGGTGAACGTCGCCAAGAACTTCTCCGAGCAGGTGGCGCTCAGCGGCGTCGTGCTCACCCGTCTCGACGGCGATGCCCGTGGCGGCGCCGCCTTGTCGATGCGTGCGGTGACCGGCAAGCCGATCAAGTTCGCCGGCGTCGGCGAGGGCATTGATGCGCTCGAAGCCTTCCACCCGAGCCGGGTCGCCGGCCGTATCCTCGGCATGGGCGACGTCGTTAGCCTGGTCGAGAGAGCGCAGGAGACGATCAAGGTCGAAGAGGCCGAAGCGCTCGCCAGGAAGATGGCGAAGGGCCAGTTCGACATGAACGATCTTCGCGCGCAGCTTCAGCAGATGCAGCGCATGGGCGGCCTCACCGGCCTTGCCGGCATGCTTCCGGGCATGAAGAAGGTGCAGGGCGCGATGGCGCAGAGCGGCATGGACAACAAGATCCTCGTCCACATGGACGCGATGATCGGATCGATGACCGCAAAGGAGCGGATCAAGCCCGAATTGCTCAACGCCAAGCGCAAGATTCGCGTCGCGAAGGGCTCCGGCACGACCGTGCAGGACGTCAACAAGCTCCTGAAGATGCATCAGGAAATGGCGAACGCGATGAAGAAGATCCGCAAGATGGGCGGCCTCGGCAAATTGGGCGCTCTGTTCGGCGGTGGCGGCGGGATGGGTGGCCTTGGAGGGCTCGGCGGCCCCGGTGGCGCCGGCCCGGCTGGCGGCTTGCCTGGACTTCCCGGCGGCGGCGGCGGCGCGGGCGGCGCGCCCTTCGGTCTCCCGCCCGGTTTTGACAAGTTCATGAAGAAATAA
- the rpsP gene encoding 30S ribosomal protein S16, with amino-acid sequence MAVSIRLSRGGAKKRPYYKIVVADARTGRDGKFIERIGSYNPMLPKDSEERVKLDADRARHWLSVGAQPTDRVARFLDAAGVRERAARSNPNKGKPGEKATERAEERAAREAELAEAAAAAEAEANAPAPEPTPAEEPTPADEASNEGQSTSEPAEGADEAAPADGAEKAE; translated from the coding sequence ATGGCAGTTTCCATTCGGCTTTCCCGTGGCGGCGCGAAGAAGCGTCCTTATTACAAGATCGTCGTCGCCGACGCGCGCACCGGCCGTGACGGCAAGTTCATCGAGCGCATCGGCAGCTACAATCCGATGCTCCCGAAGGACAGCGAAGAGCGTGTGAAGCTCGACGCTGATCGTGCCCGCCACTGGCTGTCCGTCGGCGCGCAGCCGACCGACCGCGTTGCCCGCTTCCTCGACGCCGCCGGTGTCCGTGAGCGCGCCGCGCGTAGCAACCCGAACAAGGGCAAGCCGGGCGAGAAGGCGACGGAGCGCGCCGAAGAGCGTGCGGCTCGCGAGGCCGAACTCGCCGAGGCTGCAGCGGCTGCGGAGGCCGAAGCCAACGCACCGGCACCCGAGCCGACTCCGGCCGAAGAGCCGACCCCGGCCGACGAGGCTTCCAACGAGGGCCAGTCGACCAGCGAGCCGGCCGAAGGCGCGGACGAAGCCGCTCCGGCCGACGGCGCCGAAAAGGCGGAGTAA
- the rimM gene encoding ribosome maturation factor RimM (Essential for efficient processing of 16S rRNA), translating to MYVTTDTDPQVTLAAIAGAHGIAGDVRLKLFAEGIDSLKRNDRVLVGERMLTITSIKPGPNPIVRFAEIVDRNQAEALRSQLLTVKRSALPPLEDGEYYHADLIGLPCESDAGAPLGSVVAVENFGAGDILEIEQPGGRRTMVPFRDGVADLKDGRIVVDPVFLA from the coding sequence GTGTACGTGACCACCGATACCGATCCCCAGGTCACCCTCGCCGCAATCGCCGGCGCGCATGGCATTGCCGGCGACGTTCGCCTGAAGCTGTTCGCCGAGGGCATCGACAGCCTCAAGCGCAACGACAGGGTGCTGGTCGGCGAGCGCATGCTCACTATCACCTCGATCAAACCCGGCCCCAATCCGATCGTCCGCTTTGCGGAGATCGTCGATCGCAATCAGGCCGAGGCCCTTCGCAGCCAATTGCTCACGGTGAAGCGGTCGGCGCTGCCGCCGCTCGAAGACGGCGAATATTATCACGCCGACCTGATCGGACTGCCCTGCGAGAGCGACGCCGGAGCACCACTCGGCAGCGTCGTCGCCGTCGAGAATTTCGGCGCTGGCGATATCCTCGAGATCGAACAGCCGGGCGGCCGTCGCACGATGGTGCCGTTCCGCGACGGAGTCGCCGATCTGAAGGATGGCCGCATCGTCGTCGATCCGGTCTTCCTCGCCTGA
- a CDS encoding pyridoxal-dependent decarboxylase: MIDDLKAQIAALRARTAPLEPGLEEREALAQRALAHAQAFLEAIPDAPSRQPAADVFLHRLEPEFPDAGRDPAAVLDYLGTCVEAPGFATTSPRFMAYIPGGGVFHAAIGDFLAAVSNKYSGFASAAPGATRLENATAAWLAEAIGYPTGAAGTLTSGGSIANLSAVVAAREARDPDGGGAVYATRFAHHCVDKALHIAGRARAPRRTVATDERHRMSPAALEQALAADQAAGIRPWLVIASAGTVDTGAVDPLSDIAGICRRFGAWFHVDGAYGGLFALCDEGRERLRGLSLADSVVVDPHKTLFLPYGTGAVLLREGQHLLDAFSASADYIRPLGDFDVGPSPADLSPELTRHFRALRLWLPLQLAGVDAFRAAQSEKLALARYFHARLSMLAGFDAGPPPDLSVVAFRFLPEKGDADAFNERLLHAVQEEGRVMLSGTRIDGRFTLRCAIVSFRTHIEHVDEAIDALARGVSRLQAP; this comes from the coding sequence ATGATCGACGATTTGAAAGCGCAGATCGCCGCCTTGCGCGCGCGCACCGCCCCGCTCGAGCCCGGCCTTGAGGAGCGTGAGGCATTGGCGCAGCGGGCACTCGCCCATGCGCAGGCCTTCCTCGAAGCCATTCCCGATGCGCCGAGCAGGCAGCCGGCCGCGGACGTCTTCCTCCATCGTCTCGAACCGGAATTTCCGGACGCCGGACGGGACCCTGCTGCCGTGCTCGACTATCTGGGCACCTGCGTCGAGGCGCCGGGCTTTGCAACGACATCGCCGCGTTTCATGGCCTATATTCCGGGTGGCGGCGTCTTTCACGCCGCGATCGGCGATTTCCTTGCGGCCGTGTCGAACAAATATTCCGGCTTCGCCTCGGCCGCGCCCGGTGCAACCCGGCTGGAAAATGCAACCGCCGCCTGGCTTGCCGAAGCGATCGGTTACCCCACCGGCGCCGCCGGAACGCTGACCTCGGGCGGCAGCATCGCCAATCTCAGTGCGGTCGTCGCGGCACGCGAGGCGCGTGATCCGGACGGTGGCGGCGCCGTCTACGCGACACGCTTCGCGCATCATTGCGTCGACAAGGCGCTGCACATCGCCGGGCGCGCTCGCGCGCCGCGACGGACGGTCGCGACCGACGAACGGCACCGCATGTCGCCGGCCGCGCTGGAGCAGGCGCTCGCTGCCGACCAAGCGGCGGGGATCCGGCCCTGGCTGGTGATCGCTTCCGCCGGGACCGTCGACACCGGTGCGGTCGACCCGCTCTCCGACATCGCCGGGATCTGCCGACGCTTCGGCGCCTGGTTCCACGTCGACGGCGCCTATGGCGGGCTGTTCGCCTTGTGCGACGAGGGGCGGGAGCGACTGCGCGGTCTCTCCCTCGCAGACAGCGTCGTCGTCGATCCGCACAAGACCCTGTTCCTGCCCTACGGCACGGGCGCGGTGCTGCTGCGGGAGGGGCAACATCTGCTCGACGCGTTCAGCGCCAGCGCCGACTACATCCGCCCGCTCGGTGACTTCGATGTCGGACCGTCGCCGGCCGACCTGTCCCCCGAATTGACCCGTCACTTCCGTGCGCTTCGGCTCTGGCTGCCGTTGCAGCTTGCCGGTGTGGACGCGTTCCGCGCGGCCCAGAGCGAGAAGCTCGCTTTGGCGCGTTACTTCCACGCGCGGCTGAGTATGTTGGCGGGCTTCGACGCCGGTCCGCCCCCGGACCTGTCGGTGGTCGCTTTCCGCTTCTTGCCCGAAAAGGGTGATGCGGACGCGTTCAACGAACGCTTGCTGCACGCCGTGCAGGAGGAGGGCAGAGTCATGCTCAGCGGCACGCGCATCGACGGGCGCTTCACCCTACGCTGCGCGATCGTCAGCTTCCGCACCCATATCGAGCATGTCGACGAGGCAATCGATGCGCTGGCGCGCGGAGTGTCCCGATTGCAGGCGCCTTGA
- a CDS encoding NAD(P)/FAD-dependent oxidoreductase, giving the protein MSEEPCYDCLVIGGGPAGLTAAIYLTRFHLSLKVVDAGNSRAGWIPCTHNHAGYPEGISGKELVARMKEQAQKYGASVVSGRVTRIDRIEGGFRAEWGEGSVITRTILLATGVTNRKPPMDEELHDEALQRGLIRYCPICDGYEVTDKKLGVIGSGSHGVAEAVFLRGFTEDVTLIAPDMAHCLSEEDQARLAEFDIVTVDGPCQAVAAHDDCIVVDTAEGHYTFDSVYPALGSDTHVELALQLGAALHEGVLVVDSHQRTSVPGLYAAGDVVLGLDQISHAMGEGGVAATTIRNDMAKVRPIKRETLKAS; this is encoded by the coding sequence ATGAGCGAAGAACCCTGTTACGACTGCCTGGTGATCGGCGGCGGCCCCGCCGGGCTCACCGCCGCCATCTATCTGACCCGTTTTCACCTGTCGCTGAAGGTGGTGGACGCCGGCAACAGCCGCGCCGGCTGGATCCCCTGCACCCACAATCATGCCGGCTATCCGGAAGGCATTTCCGGCAAGGAGCTGGTGGCGCGGATGAAGGAGCAGGCGCAGAAATACGGCGCCTCCGTCGTCAGCGGCCGGGTGACCCGGATCGACCGGATCGAAGGCGGCTTTCGCGCGGAATGGGGCGAGGGATCGGTGATCACCCGCACGATCCTGCTCGCCACCGGAGTCACCAACCGCAAGCCGCCGATGGACGAGGAATTGCATGACGAAGCGCTGCAGCGCGGGCTGATCCGCTATTGCCCGATCTGCGACGGCTACGAAGTCACCGACAAGAAACTGGGCGTGATCGGCAGCGGCAGCCACGGCGTTGCCGAAGCGGTGTTCCTGCGCGGCTTCACGGAAGACGTCACCCTGATCGCGCCGGACATGGCGCACTGCCTCTCGGAAGAGGATCAAGCGCGGCTTGCCGAGTTCGACATCGTCACCGTCGACGGCCCGTGTCAGGCCGTCGCCGCGCACGACGATTGCATCGTCGTCGACACGGCGGAAGGCCATTACACGTTCGACAGCGTCTATCCAGCGCTGGGATCCGACACCCATGTCGAACTGGCGCTGCAGCTCGGCGCGGCGCTGCACGAGGGCGTCCTCGTCGTCGACAGCCACCAGCGCACCAGCGTCCCCGGCCTCTACGCCGCAGGCGACGTCGTACTCGGTCTCGACCAGATCAGCCATGCCATGGGCGAAGGCGGCGTCGCGGCGACAACGATCCGCAACGACATGGCGAAAGTGCGACCGATCAAGCGCGAGACGTTGAAGGCGTCCTGA
- a CDS encoding serine hydrolase translates to MQVTRFVVAGLLALFSVPAGAADRAKIAAAVPEIDRIFETFQKDSHAPGLVYGIVADGQLVRVKAFGVQDLGAKRPVTPDSLFRIASMSKAFTALAILKLRDEGKLSLDALAETYVPELKAWKYPTADSPRIRVRDLLSHAGGFVTDDPWGDRQQVITEAEFTAMLKTGVPFTRAPQTAFEYSNFGYALLGRIVTNVSGTPYDEYISRRIQRPLGMASTSYDVPASPMVRRAIGYRWENEAWSEEPTMRHGVFGAMGGVQTSANDYARWLAFLLSAWPPRDDRDSGPVRRSTVREMALGSNFARLRQRFGSTSATQAAAYGMGLIQAEDPELGNTLSHGGGYPGYGSHMLLLTDQGVGIFVFSNRTYNGGSGAAWDAAMALHRAGAIPKRTLPISAALAEGYRAAGAMFAAGSIEAARAQLAMNFLMDRSPANWEKELAEVKRQVGDCRTDSAVTPTGALSGTFRWSCARGSVEGQLLLAPTNPATIQAFRYTIIH, encoded by the coding sequence GTGCAAGTTACAAGGTTTGTTGTTGCGGGCCTACTCGCGCTCTTCAGCGTCCCGGCCGGTGCCGCCGATCGCGCCAAGATCGCGGCGGCCGTGCCGGAGATCGACCGGATCTTCGAAACGTTCCAGAAGGACTCGCATGCCCCCGGCCTCGTCTACGGCATCGTGGCGGACGGGCAACTCGTCCGTGTGAAGGCCTTCGGGGTCCAGGATCTCGGGGCAAAGCGGCCCGTGACTCCGGACAGCCTGTTCCGCATCGCCTCGATGTCGAAGGCGTTTACCGCGCTTGCGATCCTGAAACTGCGCGACGAGGGCAAGCTCTCGCTCGATGCCCTCGCCGAAACTTACGTGCCCGAGCTCAAGGCCTGGAAATATCCGACCGCAGATTCGCCGCGCATCCGGGTGCGAGACCTGCTCAGCCATGCGGGCGGCTTCGTCACCGACGATCCCTGGGGCGATCGCCAGCAGGTGATCACCGAGGCCGAGTTCACGGCGATGCTGAAGACGGGCGTGCCGTTCACCCGCGCACCGCAGACGGCATTCGAATATTCGAACTTCGGCTACGCCCTGCTTGGCCGGATCGTCACCAATGTCTCCGGCACGCCCTATGATGAGTATATTTCGCGGAGGATCCAGCGGCCGCTCGGCATGGCCTCCACCAGCTACGACGTTCCCGCCTCCCCCATGGTGCGGCGGGCGATCGGCTACCGCTGGGAAAATGAGGCCTGGTCCGAGGAGCCGACCATGCGCCACGGCGTGTTCGGCGCGATGGGCGGCGTCCAGACCAGCGCCAATGATTATGCCCGCTGGTTGGCATTCCTGCTCTCGGCCTGGCCGCCGCGCGACGACAGGGACAGCGGCCCGGTGCGGCGCTCGACCGTGCGCGAGATGGCGCTCGGCTCCAACTTTGCCCGGCTGCGGCAGCGCTTCGGCTCCACATCGGCGACCCAGGCGGCGGCCTATGGCATGGGCCTGATCCAGGCCGAGGATCCGGAACTGGGTAACACGTTGAGTCACGGTGGCGGCTATCCCGGCTACGGATCGCACATGCTGCTGCTCACCGATCAGGGCGTCGGCATTTTCGTGTTCAGCAACCGCACCTACAATGGCGGCTCCGGCGCTGCGTGGGACGCCGCGATGGCGCTCCACCGCGCTGGCGCGATTCCGAAGCGGACTTTGCCGATAAGTGCCGCCCTCGCGGAGGGCTACCGCGCCGCCGGCGCGATGTTCGCCGCCGGCAGTATCGAAGCCGCCCGCGCGCAGCTTGCGATGAATTTCCTGATGGATCGCTCGCCGGCCAATTGGGAGAAGGAACTGGCGGAGGTCAAACGCCAAGTCGGCGACTGTCGCACCGACAGCGCCGTGACGCCGACCGGCGCGCTCTCCGGCACTTTCCGCTGGAGCTGCGCGCGGGGCAGCGTCGAAGGCCAGCTGCTGCTCGCGCCGACCAACCCGGCGACGATCCAGGCCTTCCGCTACACGATCATCCACTAG
- the trmD gene encoding tRNA (guanosine(37)-N1)-methyltransferase TrmD has translation MTWAATILTLYPEMFPGPLGHSLAGRALGEGIWSLDAVQIRDFASDRHRSVDDTPAGGGAGMVMRADVLGRAIDDVLARRPDAPLLAMTPRGEPLTQNLVRGLAKGPGVSILCGRFEGFDERVFEARPILPVSIGDYVLSGGEMGALSLLDACIRLLPGVMGAALSGEEESFEGGLLEYPHYTRPLEWEGRRIPEVLRSGDHAKIAAWRKARAVEDTRLRRPDLIERHGDVRRRSPSGAQREEES, from the coding sequence ATGACCTGGGCAGCAACCATCCTCACTCTGTATCCCGAGATGTTTCCGGGTCCGCTCGGCCACAGCCTGGCGGGAAGGGCGCTGGGGGAGGGGATCTGGTCCCTCGACGCCGTTCAGATCCGGGACTTCGCAAGCGACAGGCATCGCTCGGTCGACGATACGCCTGCCGGTGGCGGTGCTGGGATGGTGATGCGTGCCGACGTGCTCGGTCGTGCGATCGACGATGTTCTCGCGCGCCGTCCCGACGCACCTTTGCTGGCGATGACTCCGCGCGGCGAGCCGCTGACCCAGAATCTGGTTCGTGGCCTTGCGAAAGGCCCTGGCGTGTCGATCTTGTGCGGCCGCTTCGAAGGGTTTGACGAACGCGTGTTCGAGGCACGACCCATTCTGCCGGTATCGATCGGAGATTACGTGCTTTCCGGCGGCGAGATGGGCGCCCTGTCCCTTCTCGATGCTTGCATTCGGCTGCTTCCCGGCGTAATGGGCGCGGCTCTGAGCGGTGAGGAGGAAAGCTTCGAAGGCGGCCTTCTCGAATACCCTCATTATACCCGACCTCTTGAATGGGAAGGGCGCAGGATCCCCGAAGTGCTGCGATCGGGGGATCATGCGAAGATCGCCGCTTGGCGCAAAGCCAGAGCGGTCGAGGATACACGGCTAAGGCGGCCGGACCTGATCGAACGTCACGGGGACGTTCGAAGGCGGTCGCCCTCTGGTGCGCAGCGCGAAGAAGAGAGTTGA
- the rplS gene encoding 50S ribosomal protein L19 produces the protein MNLIQQLEAEQIEQLSAARPIPEFRPGDTLRVGVRVVEGDRTRIQNYEGVCIARANRGLGSSFTVRKISFGEGVERVFPLYSPNIDSIDVVRRGAVRRAKLYYLRGRTGKAARIAERRDPRPLAEAKAAAAAAAAAAAAPTPAPATDTAES, from the coding sequence ATGAACCTCATTCAGCAGCTCGAGGCCGAGCAGATCGAGCAGCTCAGCGCTGCCCGCCCGATTCCGGAATTCCGCCCGGGCGATACGCTCCGCGTCGGCGTCCGCGTCGTCGAAGGCGACCGTACCCGTATTCAGAATTACGAAGGCGTCTGCATCGCCCGCGCCAATCGCGGCCTCGGCAGCAGCTTCACCGTTCGCAAGATCAGCTTCGGCGAAGGTGTCGAGCGGGTTTTCCCGCTCTACTCGCCGAACATCGATTCGATCGACGTCGTCCGCCGCGGCGCCGTTCGTCGTGCCAAGCTCTACTATCTGCGTGGCCGCACCGGTAAGGCCGCCCGCATCGCCGAGCGCCGCGATCCGCGCCCGCTCGCCGAAGCAAAGGCCGCTGCAGCGGCTGCCGCTGCCGCCGCTGCCGCGCCGACCCCGGCGCCGGCGACGGACACCGCCGAGAGCTGA
- a CDS encoding S9 family peptidase, which translates to MRKILMPMIAAAAMPALSTPGQAAELTLERLFQSPALAGPTPRKPTLSPDGRLVTLLRNRADEKDRFDLWAIDAATGAARMLVDSARIGSGAEVSEEEKMRRERLRIAGTKGITDYAWAPDGKSILVPIDGDLYLAALDGKVRRMTESAATEIDAKVSPKGRSLSFLRDQNLYVLELASGTEKALTSDGGGTLSWGAAEFVAQEEMRRYTGYWWSPDDRYLAVARVDESPVAVVTRAAIGAEGTKLVEQRYPAAGTSNALVDLYIFKPDGSGRLKVDLGTDPDVYLTRVDWARDGKSLFVQRMSRDQKRLDVLRVDPASGASEIVFSETSPTWVNLHDNLRPLPDGSLIWSSERSGFSHLYRWKAGEWIQLTSGEWAVEEVAGIDEKKHLVYFTGTAETPIEQQLYRVRYDKPGKAERVTEAGWWNGVEMDDKATRALVSRSNPTQPGQVYLADANGKRLAWVEQNKLDADHPYAPYLASHVAPQFGTIRGADGSDLHYRMLSPPPEPGKRYPVFVHVYGGPHGQLVTRAWYRDLPLEQYLVDQGWVVFTLDNRGTNRRGTRFENAIHHAMGGAEVADQLAGVDWLKRQDFVDPAKISVMGWSYGGYMTLKLLEQAPGTFAAGVAVAPVTRWELYDTFYTERYLGNPAIDAKPYETSGALEQSSRIADPLLIIHGMADDNVVFENSTAIIAKLQREKKPFELMVYPGATHAIAGEGPQTHVWQTITGFLDRRVKGEEAR; encoded by the coding sequence ATGCGTAAGATCTTGATGCCGATGATTGCTGCCGCCGCGATGCCCGCACTTTCCACTCCAGGGCAGGCCGCCGAGCTGACCCTGGAGCGGCTGTTCCAGAGCCCGGCGCTTGCCGGGCCGACGCCGCGCAAACCGACCCTGTCGCCCGATGGTCGTCTCGTCACCTTGCTGCGCAATCGTGCCGACGAGAAGGATCGTTTCGATCTGTGGGCGATCGACGCTGCAACCGGTGCGGCGCGGATGCTGGTCGATTCGGCGAGGATCGGCAGCGGTGCCGAAGTCTCCGAAGAGGAGAAGATGCGTCGCGAGCGACTGCGCATCGCCGGCACCAAGGGCATCACCGATTATGCCTGGGCGCCGGACGGCAAGTCCATCCTCGTGCCGATCGATGGCGATCTCTATCTCGCAGCCCTCGACGGCAAGGTTCGCCGGATGACCGAAAGTGCGGCAACGGAGATCGACGCGAAGGTCTCGCCGAAGGGACGCAGCCTCTCTTTCCTGCGCGACCAGAATCTCTATGTGCTCGAGCTCGCCTCCGGTACGGAAAAGGCGCTGACCAGCGATGGCGGCGGCACTCTGAGCTGGGGCGCGGCCGAGTTCGTCGCCCAAGAAGAGATGCGGCGCTACACCGGTTACTGGTGGTCGCCCGACGATCGTTACCTCGCGGTCGCACGCGTCGACGAAAGCCCGGTTGCGGTCGTCACCCGCGCCGCGATCGGTGCCGAGGGGACCAAGCTCGTCGAACAGCGTTACCCGGCCGCAGGCACCAGCAATGCGCTGGTCGATCTCTACATCTTCAAACCCGACGGCAGCGGCCGCCTGAAGGTCGACCTCGGCACCGATCCCGACGTCTACCTCACCCGGGTCGACTGGGCACGCGACGGCAAGAGTCTGTTCGTTCAGCGGATGAGCCGCGACCAGAAACGGCTCGACGTTCTGCGCGTCGATCCGGCCTCCGGCGCGTCCGAGATCGTGTTCAGCGAAACCTCGCCGACCTGGGTGAACCTGCACGACAATCTCCGCCCGCTTCCCGACGGCAGTCTGATCTGGTCCTCGGAACGGTCCGGCTTCTCCCATCTCTATCGCTGGAAGGCGGGCGAATGGATCCAGCTCACCAGCGGCGAGTGGGCGGTGGAAGAGGTTGCCGGTATCGACGAGAAGAAGCACCTCGTCTACTTCACCGGCACGGCCGAGACGCCGATCGAGCAGCAGCTCTACCGGGTGCGCTACGACAAGCCCGGCAAGGCGGAGCGGGTGACCGAAGCCGGCTGGTGGAACGGCGTCGAAATGGACGACAAAGCGACGCGTGCGCTGGTCAGCCGCTCCAATCCGACCCAGCCGGGTCAGGTCTATCTCGCCGACGCAAACGGCAAGCGGCTGGCCTGGGTCGAACAGAACAAGCTCGACGCGGATCACCCCTACGCACCCTATCTTGCGAGTCATGTCGCGCCGCAATTCGGCACGATTAGGGGGGCGGACGGATCGGACCTCCACTATCGCATGCTGTCGCCGCCGCCCGAGCCGGGCAAGCGATACCCCGTCTTCGTCCATGTCTATGGCGGCCCGCACGGCCAGCTCGTCACCCGCGCCTGGTATCGCGATCTTCCACTCGAGCAATATCTGGTCGATCAGGGTTGGGTGGTGTTCACCCTGGACAATCGCGGCACCAACCGTCGCGGCACCAGGTTCGAGAACGCCATCCATCACGCGATGGGCGGTGCCGAGGTCGCGGACCAGCTTGCCGGTGTCGACTGGCTGAAGCGGCAGGACTTCGTCGATCCGGCGAAGATCTCGGTGATGGGGTGGTCCTATGGCGGCTACATGACGCTGAAGCTGCTCGAGCAGGCGCCGGGCACTTTCGCCGCCGGTGTCGCCGTGGCGCCGGTGACCCGCTGGGAGCTGTACGATACCTTCTACACCGAGCGCTACCTCGGCAATCCCGCCATCGATGCCAAGCCGTACGAAACCTCCGGTGCGCTCGAGCAATCGAGCCGGATCGCCGATCCGTTGCTGATCATCCACGGCATGGCCGACGACAACGTGGTGTTCGAGAACAGCACGGCGATCATCGCCAAGCTTCAGCGCGAGAAGAAGCCTTTCGAGCTGATGGTCTATCCCGGCGCGACCCACGCCATCGCCGGCGAAGGTCCGCAGACCCACGTCTGGCAGACGATCACCGGCTTCCTCGATCGCCGGGTGAAGGGCGAAGAGGCCAGGTAA